From one Triticum aestivum cultivar Chinese Spring chromosome 4B, IWGSC CS RefSeq v2.1, whole genome shotgun sequence genomic stretch:
- the LOC123091245 gene encoding leucine-rich repeat receptor-like serine/threonine-protein kinase BAM1 has translation MKALHPFALLSFLISLLLSTDNVSGYGHGEALHGDALALLSLKASLSCRPHVLRSWLPANVASVCEWTGVRCAGGRVVSVDIANMNVSTGAPVTAEVTGLAALANLSLAGNGIVGAVAVSALPALRYVNVSGNQLGGGLDGWDFPSLPSLEVFDAYDNNFSSSLPAGVTALARLRYLDLGGNYFSGVIPASYGGMLALEYLSLNGNNLQGAIPPELGNLTSLRELYLGYYNAFDGGIPPELGRLRNLTMLDVSNCGLTGSIPSELGELASLDTLFLHTNQLTGEIPPELGNLTALTRLDVSNNALTGEVPSTLASLTSLRLLNLFLNRLHGPVPDFVAALPLLETLQLFMNNFTGRVPAGLGANAALRLVDLSSNRLTGMIPEMLCSSGELHTAILMNNFLFGPIPGPLGSCASLTRVRFGHNYLNGTIPTGFLYLPRLNLLELQNNLLSGPVPSNPSPTLTGSESQLAQLNLSNNLLSGPLPAALANLSALQTLLVSNNRLAGAVPPELGELRLLVKLDLSGNELSGPIPEAIGRCGQLTYIDLSTNNLSGPIPEAIAGIRVLNYLNLSRNQLEESIPAAIGAMSSLTAADFSYNDLSGQLPDTGQLRYLNETAFAGNPRLCGPVLNRPCNISSDTGGSAAVSPRRATAGDYKLVFALGLLACSVIFAVAAVLRARSYRAGPDGAWRFTAFHKVDFGIAEVIECMKDGNVVGRGGAGVVYAGRARSGGAIAVKRLNGGGPAAGRHDHGFRAEIRTLGSIRHRNIVRLLAFCTNDQEANVLVYEYMGNGSLGEVLHGKGGGFLAWDRRYRIALEAARGLCYLHHDCSPMIVHRDVKSNNILLGDNLEAHVADFGLAKFLRSGSGAGAANAGASECMSAVAGSYGYIAPEYAYTLRVDEKSDVYSFGVVLLELVTGRRPVGDFGEGVDIVQWAKRVTDGRRESVPKVVDRRLSTVPMDEVSHLFFVSMLCVQENSVERPTMREVVQMLSEFPRHASSQPSPSSASSSSAPEPDKEPNCYKLFPDLLN, from the exons ATGAAGGCTCTTCATCCTTTTGCCTTGCTCTCCTTCTTGATTTCTCTTCTACTGTCCACCGATAATGTCAGTGGCTATGGACATGGCGAGGCGTTGCATGGAGATGCGCTGGCCTTGCTCTCCCTCAAGGCCTCCCTCAGCTGCCGCCCCCACGTGTTGCGTTCGTGGCTGCCGGCCAATGTCGCCTCCGTGTGCGAGTGGACCGGCGTCCGCTGCGCCGGCGGCAGGGTCGTCTCCGTCGACATCGCCAACATGAACGTGTCCACTGGCGCGCCCGTGACGGCCGAGGTGACTGGGCTCGCCGCGCTCGCGAATCTCTCCCTCGCCGGGAACGGTATCGTGGGCGCGGTGGCCGTCTCCGCGCTCCCGGCGCTCCGCTACGTCAATGTCTCCGGCAACCAGCTCGGCGGCGGCCTCGACGGCTGGGACTTCCCGTCGCTCCCCAGCCTTGAGGTGTTCGACGCCTACGACAACAACTTCTCCTCCTCGCTCCCGGCCGGCGTGACGGCGCTGGCGCGGCTCCGATACCTTGACCTTGGTGGCAATTACTTCTCCGGGGTGATACCCGCGTCGTACGGCGGGATGCTTGCGCTTGAGTACCTGTCCCTCAACGGCAACAACCTACAGGGCGCCATCCCGCCAGAGCTCGGCAACCTGACGAGCCTCAGGGAGCTCTACCTCGGGTACTACAACGCATTCGACGGCGGCATCCCGCCGGAGCTCGGCCGGCTGCGCAACCTCACCATGCTGGACGTCTCCAACTGCGGCCTCACCGGGAGCATACCGTCGGAGCTCGGCGAGCTCGCCTCCCTCGACACGCTGTTCCTCCACACCAACCAGCTGACCGGCGAAATCCCGCCGGAGCTCGGCAACCTCACGGCGCTCACCAGGCTGGACGTGTCCAACAACGCGCTCACCGGCGAGGTGCCGAGCACCCTGGCGTCCCTCACCTCGCTCCGGCTGCTCAACCTGTTCCTCAACCGGCTCCACGGCCCGGTCCCTGACTTCGTCGCGGCGCTGCCGCTGCTGGAGACGCTACAGCTCTTCATGAACAACTTCACCGGCCGCGTCCCGGCGGGCCTCGGCGCCAACGCGGCGCTCCGGCTCGTCGACCTGTCATCGAACCGGCTCACCGGCATGATCCCCGAGATGCTGTGCTCCTCCGGCGAGCTACACACCGCCATCCTCATGAACAACTTCCTCTTCGGCCCCATCCCCGGGCCGCTCGGCTCGTGCGCGAGCCTCACCCGGGTCCGGTTCGGCCACAACTACCTCAACGGCACCATTCCCACCGGCTTCCTCTACCTCCCGCGGCTCAACCTGCTCGAGCTGCAGAACAACCTGCTCTCCGGTCCGGTCCCGTCGAACCCGAGCCCGACCCTGACCGGTTCGGAGTCGCAGCTGGCCCAGCTCAACCTGTCCAACAACCTGCTGTCCGGGCCGCTGCCTGCCGCGCTTGCCAATCTTTCCGCGCTGCAGACGCTGCTGGTCAGCAACAACCGTCTCGCCGGCGCCGTGCCACCGGAGCTAGGGGAGCTCCGGCTGCTCGTGAAGCTCGACCTCAGCGGCAATGAGCTGTCCGGGCCGATACCGGAGGCCATCGGCCGGTGTGGGCAGCTCACGTACATTGACCTCAGCACCAACAACCTGTCTGGGCCGATCCCAGAGGCCATCGCCGGGATAAGGGTGCTGAATTACCTCAACTTGTCGAGGAACCAGCTCGAGGAGTCGATCCCCGCTGCGATCGGAGCGATGAGCAGCCTCACGGCGGCCGACTTCTCCTACAACGACCTGTCCGGTCAGCTGCCTGACACGGGCCAGCTGAGGTACTTGAACGAGACGGCATTCGCCGGCAACCCGAGGCTGTGCGGACCGGTGCTGAACCGGCCCTGCAACATCAGCAGCGACACCGGTGGGTCGGCGGCCGTGAGcccgcggcgggcgacggcgggggaCTACAAGCTGGTGTTCGCGCTGGGGCTGCTGGCGTGCTCGGTGATCTTCGCCGTGGCGGCCGTGCTGCGCGCGAGGTCGTACCGCGCGGGGCCCGATGGCGCGTGGCGGTTCACGGCGTTCCACAAGGTGGACTTCGGCATCGCGGAGGTGATCGAGTGCATGAAGGACGGGAACGTggtggggcgcggcggcgccggcgtggtGTACGCGGGGCGGGCGCGGTCGGGCGGCGCGATCGCCGTAAAGCGGCTGAACGGCGGCGGGCCGGCGGCAGGGCGGCACGACCACGGGTTCCGCGCGGAGATCCGGACGCTGGGCAGCATCCGGCACCGGAACATCGTGCGGCTGTTGGCCTTCTGCACCAACGACCAGGAGGCGAACGTGCTGGTGTACGAGTACATGGGCAACGGCAGCCTCGGCGAGGTGCTCCACGGCAAGGGCGGCGGGTTCCTGGCGTGGGACCGGCGGTACCGGATCGCGCTGGAGGCGGCGCGCGGGCTCTGCTACCTGCACCACGACTGCAGCCCGATGATCGTGCACCGCGACGTCAAGTCCAACAACATCCTCCTCGGCGACAACCTGGAGGCCCACGTGGCGGACTTCGGGCTGGCCAAGTTCCTGCGCTCCGGCTCCGGCGCCGGCGCGGCCAACGCCGGCGCCTCCGAGTGCATGTCCGCCGTCGCCGGGTCGTACGGCTACATCGCGCCAG AGTACGCGTACACCTTGAGAGTGGACGAGAAGAGCGACGTGTACAGCTTTGGCGTCGTCCTGCTGGAGCTCGTCACCGGCAGGCGGCCGGTGGGGGACTTCGGCGAAGGGGTAGACATCGTGCAGTGGGCGAAGCGGGTCACCGATGGCCGGCGGGAGAGCGTGCCCAAGGTCGTCGACCGCCGGCTGAGCACGGTGCCCATGGACGAGGTGTCCCACCTCTTCTTCGTGTCCATGCTCTGCGTTCAGGAGAACAGCGTGGAGCGCCCGACGATGAGGGAGGTGGTGCAGATGCTGTCCGAGTTCCCCCGCCACGCGTCCAGCCAGCCCTCGCCGTcgtccgcgtcgtcgtcgtcggcgCCGGAGCCGGACAAGGAGCCCAACTGCTACAAGCTGTTCCCGGACCTGCTGAACTAG